The DNA region GCCTCCTCCAGCGAAAGTGCAGTGCTCCATACAGTGGAGCTTGTGAGGCATTTGTCACTGCTGGGCTTTGCTATAAACTGGCAAAAAAGCTTGCTGCTGCCCTTTCAGTGGATAATATATCTAGGAATGAATATGCATTCCTGCATTAGGAGAGCAATACTGTCCCCCGCAAGACTAGAGGGGCTCATTTCTCTCTGTACATCTCGCCTCACACAGTACTGGAAGCTTTGTCTGTGATGTGTTTACTAAGCATAATGTCAGCCACTCCTGGTGGTTCCTCTGGGTCTTTTATTACATGAGAAAGCTCCAGAGATGGTTTGGCTGACTGTGGTGACATGACAGGTCCGACATCCATACAGTCGGACCTGTCATGTCACCACTGGAAAACACCACTTGTCCTGTCAGCGCAGGTTCCCCAAAGAAGAGCTATGTCACATGTATCGGTATATTGGCATTTTTGTTCAGGTGGGGAGGAATGTTTCAGTCTCACGTTCTGAAGGGAAAATGGCCAGAGCCTTCTGGTAGTGAGGACACACAACACGACAGTCCGCACGTATATGAATCGCGAGGACAGCGTTCGCTCAAGCCGCCTGCTAGAAACAGCCAGGAGTCTCCTGATGTGGGCTCATGCAAATTTGTGCTCCGTCTAAGCAGTCTACATTCCAGGCAAACAGAACCAAGCCGCAGACCTGCTGTCGCAAGGGTGTCCACACCAGAGGAAGCGGAGGCTGAACCCTACTCAACGGAGTGCATGACGGTATCATGGTTCCCAACAATGAAACGTGGCAATTCCCGTGGCGCAGAGACACACTCCCCCAGGCAGATAATTCAATTCAGAATTTTTCCAGTGATAAGCAAGTGCCTGTGGGCCCGGAGCCTGAACGGGAACACTTGGTGAGTGTAGGTTTGCTTCCTGCAGCATAATGCAGCCTCTTACGCAGCAAAATTGTCCTATTTTCAGTACTACTGTGGTGAGAGGGGTATGGATCCCATATCATGGCCTTTATCTCAAGTACTGACTTTCCTCCAGCTGTTAGTAGACAGAAATCTGACTGATGAAAACCTATGCTAAGGCCATCTCATCCTGTCATGTAGGTTTTGGAAGGAGAACTGTCTTTGCTCATCAACTGATGAAACACTTCAAGAAAGGAGTAATAAGACAGTCAACTGCGATCAGTGATGCAGCAGGAATTGCCCCTGGTTTTATACACTGTAGGGAACACCCCCCCCAAGCAAATCTCTCTTAAATTTCACAATCTGGTTTCTTTCTTGTTCAGGCAGTTCCATACCATGTGGAGCCGCATTGCATTAGAAAACAACCCAGGCCAAAGTTAAGGAAGCTGTGGTGTGCACAGGTTCTTTTATAACCTCGTGCATGTAATTACCCTTAAGTGGAAATCGCACATATAGTCAAATTTGTTGCAGCGATAACAGGTAAACTGACTTGGTTCAGTGGTCACAGGTGGATTGGTTGTACTCTGGGGCCCGCTTTTCAATGTAGTCTATACGTTTctaagctgtttgtttttaatgatacatAAGATTAAATACCCTactctttaacacagttttgaatcatttaaccTTTTGGTGATATTGCACAGGTGGGTAGTAAGTTTTgctgtttactgtatttgtgttctATGTCTCTCCAATCTGTCTCATTACCATTCTGAGGCCAAATCCTGTGTTTTATGCCTTAAAATTATAACATCCTCCTTTAGATCCAGGTAGACCCAACAGTGGTTTGTGCACTATCGAGAGCATTCCCCAGGAAAAACCTCACTGGTTTTGCGAGGAAAGACCACCCACATGGCATCCGTGCTCATTCTATAAGAGCCTTGTCCTCCTCCACAGCTCTTTTCAGTGGAATGACAGTGGAGGATGTCTGTGCAGCATCATCATGGGCTTCCCCGTCTCCCTTTATCCATTTCTACCTACTTGCCATGCCTAAGTTTTCCTTACTCACTTGGTGCTGAGTGACCAGTGAAACACCGTCGGCTTGGGGTACGTTACGCACACACGTTGCAGTACAGAGGTTAATACGTATGCTGCGGACTGTCAGACACTGTGCTCTCTTACAACTTATTTGTACAAGCTTCTGGACTGTTGTAGTGTGCAACAATCGCCTCTTTCTGCTCTCCCAGCGTACTGCAAGTTGgccgtgtgtgtgagtgttgctGTGACACCCACTCGTCATGTGATATCTCCCAGTTGCATACACAACATCAAGCCCCTGTGAGTGTTCTGccctctccctcctgctctgctcGAACTTGGGATTTTTAcactgcttttacttttacgGTAATCATCGTCCATGCTCTCTCACAGCAGCAGTCATGGTATGAGAGTGGAGAGCATTATTGCCCTGGCTTTTTCAGACAGGGCTTGGTGCAGGAGAGGGCTGTGGcttaaatgatattttttgcttttattatgtACCAGGTACAGTATGGTGCTTGTGAACTGGTGTGTTTAGTGCTTATGGACTCTGGTGGTCCAGTGGGGAATTGCCCACATCAATCTTCACCTTTATCCCAATAGCGCCAGCTGTTAGAGGGCAACGCCTATACAAACTAGAACACTGGTTACGCATCGTAACCCCAGATTCTACGAATATAGGAGTAGCTCACTAAACTGCAGGCCCCACCGGCAATAGACTCAGCACTGGGATAAACTCAGTGACAACAGTTCTTGGAGGGCTACAGCTTTACTTAGAATCTGGGGTTACGATGTATAACCAATGATCACATTAGTATTTGTTCTTTAGTGTCAACTAGAGCTGCACTGTAAGCACAAAATAAGTCTGGAATACTCAATATTTgctaataaatcaaaataatcacCATAAACATAAAGATAAACCATTTGTTAGTTGTAGAAGtagcaaaaaaatgtttatgttcataacaaaacaaaatagaaataacaAAGTTTGACATCTGCTGCCAGACACCGTGTGATAAGCCcaggaaatgacaaaacaatttcTACTCCAGGACAAGCAGACTGTTTTGTCAGTTTACTTTTTCCTCTGTAAAGATGGGCCAGTCacacaaagtgacagaaattcCAATTCCAAGATGGTGATCAATCAGAAGTaatttcttttcatctaactaATGTGAACTAAAGTTAAACTCAAAGCAGATGTTTTCTTGTTGACCTACAGGTCACAGGCCTCCATTAGCGACCTGTGCAAAAGTTCTCATCATCTGATCGCAGCGTACCTTCCCACTGTCCTGTGAGGGCCAGCGTCCTGTTGATGACGATGTCGATCTCGGTGGCACCGTCAGCCACTGCCATACGCACTTCCTGCAGGCGTGTCTCTAGTGGCGTCTGCCCAGCTGGGAAACCAGTGGCCACTGGGAGAGGTGGAAGAACACACTATCGgtgacagtcacacacacttcagcCAATCATTCATTTAATCAATTTCTTTCCTGCAGTGAAGAGTTACTTGACTTGAATCAAATAGCTCTGATTCAGTTCCAGGTGACCTACCTGAGGCAACGGGGAGGCTGGAGTTGGCTGCTTTTAGCGATGTGACAGCATCAGCCACACGAGACGGATACACACATACTGCTGCAGTAGTCACCCCTGACACACATCacaacacagagagcagagcgGTGAAGAAGAAACATGGTAATAGACTGGTCTGTGTCGCCCTCTGCAGTTTGAATTCTGGTCTGACTCACATCCACTGCAGCCTCCAGAGCAGCTGAAGGTGAACATTTACTGTTCAGCTTCACTGTCTCATCCAGTGGGTTTGCCTAACTGCTAACCACTATaacctgtctgatcatttgACTGCTGTCTGATGGTCTTTTGGTAATTGGTCAATTGTTTAAATCACTTCTCTAACAAAAACtacctgctgctgttctgtgttttatatcatagtaaattgaatatctttggagtTTGGAATATTGGTAGAACAAAATGAGATGGACAATGAGCCAGAGGGGGCTATCTCAGCACTGCAGGACTGCTTCAAAAGCACTGACTGGGGCATGTTCAAAGAGGCAGCTACTAATGGGGACCACATTGATCTGGAGGAATACACAGAGACTGTGACAGACTACATCAGTAAGTGTATCTATGATATCACATTCACTAAAACAATCAGCTCAAGGGTAAACCAGGCCATGGCTGACAGTGGAGGTTCAGACGTGGCAGAGGATGCGAGATGCTGCATTCAGATCCGCAAGAACTAAGCTGTCACGTGGCATCAGAgaagcaaaactgaaatatacaCAGAGAATAAGCAGCTACGGCCACAGCAGGGACACACAGCGCTTGCGGGAGGGCATCATTGACTATAAAGCACCAACACAGACTTGTGACAACGATGCCAGCCTTCCAGATGCACTGAACAACTTCTATGCATGATTTGACAAGTTGAACAATGTGCAGGGGATGAAGACCATCTGCATTCTGCATGTGACTGCAGACAGTGTGAGGAAGATCCTCTCCAGGGTCAACCCCAGCAGGACCAAATAGAATCCTGGGTCGTGCCACCAGGTCTTGCACTGGACAGATTGCAAATGTCCTCACTGACATCTGCAACATCTTGTTGGCCCAAGCAGTCATCCCCACGTGCTTCAAGTCAACCAACATCATCCCAGTGCCTCAGAAGTCTCCCAGTGCTGTCTGAATGATTGCCAGCCCGTAGAGCTCACACCTATCATCATGCGGTGCTTCACGAGGCTCGTTCTACAGCACATTAAGTCCAGCCCCCACATCACTCTCCATCCCATCCAATTTGCTTATCACTCAACCAGACGCAGCAATATCGGCCGCCTACACCCAGCCCTGTCCCACCTGCAGAGAAAGAATGTTTATGTTGGGATGCTGTTCACTGACTTTGGCTTGGCCTTCAACACAGCCATTCCACAACACCTGATTGCGAAGCTGAGCCAGCTAAGCCTTAACACCTCCCTCTGCAACTGGGTCCTGGACTTCCTCACTGGTAGGCCACAATCAGTCTAGACCAGCAGCTACACCTACAGAACCACCAAACTGAATACCAGCACTCCCCAGGGCTTTGTCCTCAGCCCACTCCTTTTCACGCTGCTGATATGCGACTGCACTACATCATCCAGCTCCAACCTCATCATTAAGTTTGCTTATGACACAACAGCAGTGAGCCTCATCAGCAACAAGGATAAAACAGCTTACAGAGAAGAGGTGAACCTACTAGCAGCGAGGTGTAAAAATGAACAACCGCTCCctaaacaaagggaaaacaaagaagGTTACTGACTTCAGAAAGACACTCGTGATAACCCACTGCTGACCATCGATGGTACCGCTGTAGAGAGGGTAAGCTGTACAGACTTCCTGGGGGTGCAGATCACAGAAGACCTCTCCTGGACCTCACACGTGACAGCACTCTCCTTGAAATCACAGCAGCAACTCCGATACCTGCAACGACTGAAGGAAATGAGCTTCCCTCCATGAATCCTCACCACGTTCCACAGAGGCACCCTTTAGAGCATCCTCGCCACCTGCATCACTGTCTGGTATGGAAACCACAAGGTCCCTGACCATAAGCCCTtaaaatggaaagtgaaaacagcagaaaagttCATCAGTACTTCTCTCCCCTCCATACAACACACCTATGAAGCACAGAGCTTCATAGGTCCTCAGCACCGTGAAGGACCCCACACACCCCAGCCACAGCCTTTTCACCCTTCCACCATCCAGCATGAGGTAACACAAAAGCTCCCTCCCCCAATCTGTGAAGATCCGCAACAGTGTGCACACCAGAGTGCTCATTCTTCCTCTTAAGACTGTGGGGTGTTCAGTGCacctgttattttcttttttccttttccaagtgaaatatatatatatagccgTAACAATTAACAGTATGTTGACAGTAGAGTCCAGATGCAGTGACTGAACCCTGGTCTATATGTGGTGTTTCTGGCAGTAGCAGAAGCAGACCTTTGTTGTGCATATCCATCTTCTTGAGCAGGTCATATCTAATTGGCTGGATGGCTTTCAGACACAGCCGATGGACGTTGGATGGTGTATCATCTCCAGCCAGAGTTGTCAGGTCAATACATGTTACAGCCTTCAACAGCCAGGCAGCCTGCAGGACGAACAAATAGAAATGGCCCCCAGCATCAAGCCAAATAGTTTCAGTTTGACTCCATCTCCAGAATTAATTCTCATTGCTGTCAGATGCTTTGTCAAACAAACAGTGATGAGACACTGGTGTGAAATCTGTTTTCACAGATTATCTGGAGGGTTGGGCAATACAGTGCAATATGTACTGTGTgtaaaatttgacattttttaatttactggaTCAGCcataaaaatagacatttttgtCTGATTATTTATCTGTAAAGAGTTTCTTTATTGATTTTCCACAAAGATGttaatatcacaatataaatgaatactgcaatataaaattacatgtattgtgattttacattttattctcaTCACCACTCTTAATTATCTGTTGTTTTGTAATCACATTTTCaatgaatgatttttgttttgggggttgCCAGAGGTGCACAGAATAGATACAAAATAACCAAACATtaacatacatatgcatacaggTGGACAGGCATAAATGCATATTTACgtcattatttgttttagtaGTACGGACTTCTTGTCATCATGTCCCAGTATGtgtaacacacactgtatgcaAGTGAAAGGCAAACTCTACCTGCCACTGTTTCTTGAGGGTCTTCTGTCCTTGGATACACTGAGCTCTCTTCAGGACAGCCTGTGTGTTTACTCTCGCTTTGGATATCCACTCCAGGTCTAAAACCCATTAGTAgggaatgtaaaaaaaaaaaaaaatattaagtattTTCCTTGCTTGCTCTTTTCAGGGTGTAAAAGTTTTGGCAACAGCATTTATGATACTTTCGAACTTTCCACTGaccctttttgctttttgctggGGGAAATGTGGTCGGATGAGAAAAATCTGTGACTTTGAACTTGGTGTATCCAATATAGACACGAATTGAAAGTATATTTAACCTTAGCGCAAAGCACAAATATACAACTTATAACATAAGTAAGAAAGATATGGAGTTTTTGGGAGTTAttcttttcacttttgattCCCCTTCTTTcaatctttgtgctaagctaaagtaaacCTGACCTTACAGGGTTAACAATGCAGAGGGACACCTGCCAATCAAAAGCGCAGGGTCCCACACCGTAGGCAGGCTAGGAAGCATGCGCTAAGCAGAGGTTGGGAGACACTGTAATGAGAGGCCCAGCTGCTGGACGCTCAGAGACCCTGCTCATTGAGTGCTATTGCATGAAAGTGTGGAATTCACCAAATTGGTGAGttgcagtgaaaaaacagaTAGCTAAATGCTACGTTATGAGCGTGTAAAACTAAGCTAGTGAGTTGGAGTGAGTGGGCCTGAAGCTAACAAAATGTGGATTATATAATGAGCAGTGTAACAAAAAGCTTTAGAAAAGCTGTGACACGTAACAATTCGAGAACGTTTTGTCACGTTGTTCATCTTTCTGATGTGGTTAGTTTAATCTAGAGggtatatttattatttcatgttACATTCAATATGCTTCTTAATAGCAATGTACCGGATGCATTGTCAAGTTAAAGGAGAAATTGTTGGtagaaatttgtttaaaatgctactgtaattgttttgaccttaaaaaaatgcagtaattgtgtgtatgtgtatatacatgatGAAGGAATGAACTATTCCTAAGAATCCAGAAGGACAGGAGATTAATGAAAATTCTGTCTATGTTGATGACTGCAGGTCCGCTTTTCGAGAGGTTTGGAGTCAATGGAGAGCTAACCCAGTAAAGATATCAAGATCCCCGGACGTCTGTGCTGAGGATCCCGAAGTCAGGAGCAGTCAACCCTACCCCCTCCCTGCCGCGGCGGTAGGAGAAAGTCGAAGCTTACACCATCATATACCCTCAGGCCCACATGCACAAACCGCAACTTCTGAGTCTGACTTGAAGACATATCAGAGCGTTCACTCTTCACAGTATTACTGATACTGAGAAGAGTGAACTGCAGTAAGGTTGAATTGATTCATAGATGTCATTTGACAAGGAGTAACGTAAATATTGAAACTGATGTTTTAATACTGCTTTCTACTTTGAACATGATCCAACACTCGGGAGATAAGGGTTCAGATTACAAATATAAGATGTGTCTTACCAGATAGAGAACTTATCTAAAGAGTTCCCTGGTGAAAAGCCAAGCCTGCCTTTTCCACTGAGGTTTATTTTGGGAAGCAGGGTATATTTTTGCACACTTGGGTTGAACATAGTTGTTTAGGTTGAATCTGgccatttaaatttattttgtttacttattttctaaataaatacaaaatattataccATTCATCGagtgtttgtctctgttgtgGCCACTGAGTATCGCAGCAGCCCTGCTGCCTCTTGCCGAACTAGCATCTTCTCTGGTCCACTGGTCCACTGGCAGGTATTATCACTAGTGTCGTTAACAGTAATTTAGTGTGCTACTAGGAGCCTTGTGTTACGCTAAGCTAAACATTTTCCAGATCTCTATCATTCTGCTGGATACACTAAAACTCCAATGACAATGATTTCCTCATTTGACTCTGGGAAAGTCAAAGACAAACTGGAGTATTTCCCAAAGGATTTCCCACAACTCCCTAAAGCATTAGGCCTTTTAAGTAAGTATTATACAAAACATtcatgaacaaatgaacaaattatgTGTATAGAAAGTAAAAAATCTTTCACTAGGGTTCGGAGAATGTTTTCGCAGCTGCCATCTGCCATACTGCACAGATGgactatttgattttttttttttttaacatccagCCTCTACCCCAGGACTATAAACCTGGACTATAAGCGAGCCCCGTCTTTTGACATGTAAAGCCGAAACTGCTGTAACAGTATCACAGGTCATACTGATGTTAATCAGTGTAGGGAAATGAATGTAGCTGCTGGCGGCATTTCTGAAACCATGTCTTTGTCAGAGCCCTACTAAAAACCGACTCTGAGCTATGGCACCAGTGGGCTGAGCAGGGAGAGACGGGCTGTCATGAGTTCCCGATTACACTGTCATGCGGGGTCCTGAGTGTGGTCACGGCAGCCATGTCActtcatatttaacagtttGTTGCCTGCGTGTATGTTCCAGCAAAACTGAAGTTAGTAAGTGAAATATAACGCtatttataattttgtaattttacaccCAACAGAGCCTGTTTGATAGCGTTTTCTAAAACTGTTATCGAATCATGACAAGTCTGATTTGCATGTGTGTTACAGTAGGTTACACAGGAACATCTCGGTGTTTAGCAGGTCAGTTACCTCTAAACTGTTTCTTATTAAACTGTCAGGAGTTAAGGCTACGCTGGACGTCGCCATCTTTCCTGGCTGCTCCGTTTTTACTATTAAATGGAGAAAAGTTACACTTGGTGCAAAGCAAACCGCAGAGCTGTTCATTAGTTAAATGTTACATAAAGCcgataaaatgaaaagttgcGGTAAAGTCAAAGCGAAACAAAGATGACCACAACGTGTGGTCGTCAGGCGCTGAGCTCCAGATACAGTTTAACCGCGGgcagaaattatttttactcACCGAGATTCGTCC from Xiphias gladius isolate SHS-SW01 ecotype Sanya breed wild chromosome 2, ASM1685928v1, whole genome shotgun sequence includes:
- the dera gene encoding deoxyribose-phosphate aldolase isoform X1, producing the protein MTARNPGTNLDLEWISKARVNTQAVLKRAQCIQGQKTLKKQWQAAWLLKAVTCIDLTTLAGDDTPSNVHRLCLKAIQPIRYDLLKKMDMHNKGLMVRDLVVSIPDSDAGGEDALKGASVERGVTTAAVCVYPSRVADAVTSLKAANSSLPVASVATGFPAGQTPLETRLQEVRMAVADGATEIDIVINRTLALTGQWEAMYDEIRQFREACGDAHMKTILAIGELGTFTNVYKASMVAMMAGSDFIKTSTGKEAVNATYPVAIVMVRAIRDYFLCTGHKVGFKPAGGIRTAQESLVWLTLIKEELGNDWLCPQLFRLGASSLLADIERQIYHHVTGQYAAYHELPMA
- the dera gene encoding deoxyribose-phosphate aldolase isoform X2, translated to MTARNPGTNLDLEWISKARVNTQAVLKRAQCIQGQKTLKKQWQAAWLLKAVTCIDLTTLAGDDTPSNVHRLCLKAIQPIRYDLLKKMDMHNKGVTTAAVCVYPSRVADAVTSLKAANSSLPVASVATGFPAGQTPLETRLQEVRMAVADGATEIDIVINRTLALTGQWEAMYDEIRQFREACGDAHMKTILAIGELGTFTNVYKASMVAMMAGSDFIKTSTGKEAVNATYPVAIVMVRAIRDYFLCTGHKVGFKPAGGIRTAQESLVWLTLIKEELGNDWLCPQLFRLGASSLLADIERQIYHHVTGQYAAYHELPMA